A single Oceanimonas doudoroffii DNA region contains:
- a CDS encoding NAD(P)H-dependent oxidoreductase, producing the protein MPRNILILFAHPSLHRSEANAPLLATARQVDGVSVIDLYAEYPNFAIDIDKEQQRLRQHEIVIFMHPLYWYSTPAILKEWQDLVLEYGFAYGAGGTALKDKIFLSVTTAGANADAYCAEGFNHFSLRELMRPLEQTARICGMHYLPPFVLYGARTAGDENRIQPHLERWQRLLIALRDNTLDLNQAQSAASLNDVLSLSAEDM; encoded by the coding sequence ATGCCGCGTAATATTCTGATCCTGTTTGCTCATCCTTCGCTTCATCGATCAGAGGCCAATGCTCCCCTGCTGGCAACGGCACGACAGGTTGACGGTGTCTCTGTTATCGATCTTTACGCGGAGTACCCCAACTTCGCCATCGATATCGACAAGGAACAGCAGCGCCTGCGTCAGCATGAGATCGTTATCTTTATGCATCCCCTCTACTGGTATTCCACGCCGGCCATTCTCAAGGAATGGCAGGATCTGGTGCTGGAATATGGGTTTGCCTATGGCGCCGGCGGCACCGCACTGAAAGACAAAATCTTTCTCAGTGTCACCACCGCCGGAGCGAACGCCGATGCCTATTGCGCCGAGGGGTTCAACCACTTCAGCCTGAGGGAGTTAATGCGCCCTCTGGAGCAGACCGCTCGCATTTGCGGCATGCATTACTTGCCCCCCTTCGTACTCTATGGTGCACGCACTGCCGGCGACGAAAATAGGATTCAACCGCATCTGGAACGCTGGCAACGGCTGCTTATCGCACTGAGGGATAACACCCTGGATCTGAACCAGGCGCAGTCGGCCGCCTCTCTCAACGACGTGCTCTCGCTGTCCGCGGAG